From Acidobacteriota bacterium, a single genomic window includes:
- a CDS encoding dCTP deaminase, which produces MSIKSDIWLRKMAEEEGMIAPFLPELVRESEGRRIISAGCSSYGYDMRLADDGFRIFSSVHAKEIDPKRFDDQFSLIEPVLQTSDDGAQFYLLPPHHYGLGVTVETFKMPRNVTGIALGKSTYARAGLLVNTTPLEAGWTGRLVVEIANLANLPLRVYVNEGIGQILFFQSDEDCAVSYSDRGGKYQGQTGLTFAKV; this is translated from the coding sequence ATGTCCATTAAGTCTGACATTTGGCTCCGCAAAATGGCGGAGGAAGAAGGGATGATCGCGCCGTTCTTGCCTGAGCTGGTGCGCGAATCGGAAGGCCGACGGATCATTTCGGCGGGTTGTTCGAGCTACGGCTACGATATGCGTCTGGCTGACGACGGTTTTCGCATCTTTTCCTCCGTTCACGCCAAGGAGATCGATCCAAAGCGCTTCGATGATCAGTTTTCGCTGATCGAACCGGTCCTTCAGACCTCGGATGACGGGGCGCAATTCTATCTGCTCCCGCCGCATCATTATGGACTCGGAGTAACGGTCGAAACGTTCAAGATGCCGCGCAACGTGACCGGCATCGCCCTTGGGAAATCGACCTACGCGCGGGCCGGTCTGCTCGTCAACACAACTCCGCTCGAAGCCGGTTGGACCGGTCGCCTTGTCGTCGAGATCGCCAACCTCGCGAATTTGCCGCTCAGAGTCTATGTGAACGAAGGAATCGGCCAGATCCTGTTCTTCCAGTCCGACGAAGACTGCGCCGTCTCGTATTCGGACCGTGGGGGCAAGTATCAGGGACAGACAGGATTGACGTTCGCAAAGGTTTAG